A genomic segment from Bacteroidota bacterium encodes:
- a CDS encoding BamA/TamA family outer membrane protein, whose protein sequence is MKFYFIVFILTIGLYVQKSFAQSDSAKKVSYSLLPIIVSDPFVGFGYGVLTNVNFLLGPAQTTRYSNAQAYVIKTTNGQFAAQINHQIFSKNEEWIQQGKLQFLSWPEFTYQLGARTNNNDLVKERINYKAIEFEERILKKLKKYQFIGLQYRLFNCWDIQSDKNDSISFFENTAVGTKSFITSGIGIHYIFDSRDNVQNAYKGKYLELSINDYAGWLGSTQNWINIKLDTRYYHSFKTKKSLVLASRFLGEQAIGTIPYMVMPQFGRYFTTRAYAQGRYRGNLFLTFETELRANIWKWLGGVAFAGVSTVSESNDAIKYYNPNIGTGLRFQIQKEQRTNLRFDYAWGVDNNSGLYFQITEVF, encoded by the coding sequence ATGAAATTTTATTTTATTGTTTTTATTTTAACAATAGGCTTGTATGTACAAAAAAGTTTTGCGCAATCAGACTCTGCAAAAAAAGTAAGCTACTCCCTCCTGCCCATTATTGTGAGCGACCCTTTTGTTGGTTTTGGCTATGGTGTTTTAACCAATGTTAACTTCCTGCTTGGCCCTGCCCAAACTACCCGATACAGCAATGCGCAAGCCTATGTAATAAAAACTACCAACGGACAGTTTGCAGCGCAAATAAACCACCAGATATTTTCAAAAAACGAAGAGTGGATACAGCAAGGTAAACTACAATTTTTAAGCTGGCCCGAGTTTACCTATCAACTAGGTGCACGCACCAATAATAACGATTTGGTAAAAGAGCGTATAAACTACAAAGCCATTGAGTTTGAGGAACGCATACTTAAAAAGTTAAAGAAATACCAGTTTATAGGATTACAATATCGGTTGTTTAATTGCTGGGATATTCAATCAGACAAAAACGACTCCATCAGTTTTTTTGAAAACACTGCTGTTGGTACCAAAAGTTTTATTACTTCAGGTATAGGCATTCATTACATATTTGATAGCCGTGACAATGTTCAAAATGCATATAAAGGCAAATACCTGGAACTTTCCATAAACGACTATGCCGGTTGGCTTGGCAGTACCCAAAACTGGATAAACATAAAATTAGATACCCGTTATTACCATTCCTTCAAAACAAAAAAATCGTTGGTATTAGCCAGCCGCTTTTTAGGAGAGCAAGCCATTGGAACCATACCCTATATGGTAATGCCCCAATTTGGACGCTATTTTACAACCAGAGCCTATGCACAAGGGCGCTACAGGGGAAATTTATTTTTAACGTTTGAAACAGAATTACGTGCTAATATTTGGAAATGGTTAGGTGGGGTTGCTTTTGCAGGTGTTTCAACCGTAAGCGAAAGTAACGATGCTATAAAATACTACAACCCCAATATAGGTACAGGCTTACGTTTTCAAATACAAAAAGAGCAACGCACAAACCTGCGTTTTGATTATGCCTGGGGAGTAGATAATAACAGTGGTTTGTATTTTCAAATAACCGAAGTTTTTTAA
- a CDS encoding DUF1573 domain-containing protein, whose protein sequence is MKKVLVCFLFSFLFIGFAFGQNEASKKPVITFVKDYFDFDTIPKGKQVTCKIEFTNTGREPLIIKNVQAACGCTVANWSKKPIKKNKRGFIEITYSATLIGAFSKSLIIESNSTTPFRSIYVKGYVFDFTGY, encoded by the coding sequence ATGAAAAAAGTGCTTGTTTGTTTTTTGTTCAGCTTTCTTTTTATCGGTTTTGCATTTGGTCAAAATGAAGCAAGCAAAAAGCCTGTTATTACTTTTGTTAAGGATTATTTTGATTTTGATACCATTCCGAAAGGAAAACAGGTTACCTGTAAAATAGAATTTACCAATACGGGTAGAGAGCCATTAATTATAAAAAATGTACAGGCCGCTTGTGGTTGTACGGTGGCTAACTGGAGCAAAAAGCCTATTAAGAAGAATAAAAGGGGTTTTATTGAAATAACGTACAGCGCTACTTTAATTGGCGCATTTTCTAAAAGTTTAATTATTGAATCGAACAGTACAACTCCTTTTCGTAGTATATATGTAAAGGGTTACGTATTTGATTTTACGGGTTATTAA
- a CDS encoding thiamine pyrophosphate-dependent enzyme: MQANLSFDDFKAIVLEDYKIAFTSRQASLLGRKEVLTGKAKFGIFGDGKELPQIAMAKAFKNGDFRSGYYRDQTFMMAAGLLTVQEFFAQLYAHTSVEAEPASAGRMMNGHYGTRSLDENGNWKDLKNLKNSSSDISPTAGQMIRLVGLAQASKYYRTHAQQIGQNQFSNNGNEVAWGTIGNASSSEGHFFEAINAAGVLQIPMVASVWDDGFGISVPAKYQTTKENISEILKGFQRDANNNGYEIFTVKGWDYVTLCSVYEKAGKIAREEHVPCLIHVTELTQPQGHSTSGSHERYKTKERLAWETEYDCNAQFKNWIIQNNIATAEELSTLENEAQIHVNVSKKAAWEAYLAPIKHDVAEACTLLNNLAGATQNQKISSLVNELQNINEPIRKDIALAINQALRYTYKETSSERNELINYKQNFLKANEERYNSYLHSESANSALKTQEVAAVYNEDSKMVDGREIMVACFDNALANDPRVLAFGEDVGKIGDVNQGFAGLQEKYGESRVSDTGIRELTIMGQGIGTAMRGLRPIAEIQYLDYLLYALQPLSDDLATLQYRTKGGQKAPLIVRTRGHRLEGIWHSGSPIGMIINSLRGMHICVPRNMTQAAGMYNTLLASDEPALVIECLNGYRLKEKMPENVGAFKVALGKPEVLAEGTDITIVTYGSCTRIAEDAIKQLAEIGISVELIDVQTLLPFDINHSIVNSIKKTNKVVFLDEDVPGGASAYMMQQVLEKQNAYQYLDYKPITISAKAHRPPYGTDGDYWSKPNAEDIFEIICEVMADYEPGYFPKFI, encoded by the coding sequence ATGCAGGCCAACTTATCATTCGATGATTTTAAAGCAATAGTTTTAGAAGATTACAAAATAGCATTTACAAGCCGCCAAGCCAGTTTATTAGGCAGGAAAGAGGTATTAACAGGAAAGGCTAAATTTGGAATTTTTGGTGACGGAAAAGAATTACCACAAATTGCTATGGCCAAAGCTTTTAAAAACGGTGATTTTAGAAGTGGCTATTACCGCGATCAAACCTTTATGATGGCAGCAGGCTTGCTTACCGTGCAAGAATTTTTTGCACAACTGTACGCTCACACCAGTGTGGAAGCAGAACCGGCAAGTGCAGGCAGAATGATGAATGGCCACTACGGAACACGTAGCTTGGACGAAAATGGGAATTGGAAAGATTTAAAAAACCTAAAAAACTCATCGAGCGATATTTCGCCAACGGCAGGTCAAATGATTCGTTTAGTTGGCTTGGCGCAAGCCAGTAAATATTACAGAACACACGCACAACAAATTGGTCAAAACCAATTTAGCAATAACGGAAACGAAGTAGCTTGGGGAACCATAGGCAATGCGAGCAGTAGCGAAGGACATTTTTTTGAAGCTATTAACGCAGCAGGTGTTTTACAAATACCTATGGTGGCCTCCGTTTGGGACGATGGCTTTGGTATTTCAGTACCGGCTAAATACCAGACTACCAAAGAAAACATAAGCGAAATTTTAAAAGGCTTTCAAAGAGATGCCAATAACAACGGTTATGAAATTTTCACCGTTAAAGGTTGGGATTATGTAACCCTTTGCAGCGTATATGAAAAAGCAGGCAAAATAGCCCGCGAAGAACACGTACCTTGCCTAATACATGTTACCGAGTTAACACAACCACAAGGCCACAGTACCAGTGGCTCGCACGAGCGTTACAAAACAAAAGAACGTTTAGCCTGGGAAACAGAATACGATTGTAATGCCCAGTTTAAAAACTGGATTATTCAAAACAATATTGCTACCGCTGAAGAATTAAGCACCCTTGAAAACGAAGCACAAATTCATGTAAACGTGAGTAAAAAAGCAGCTTGGGAAGCGTACTTAGCTCCAATTAAGCACGATGTAGCAGAAGCCTGTACCCTGTTAAACAACTTAGCCGGTGCTACACAAAACCAAAAAATAAGTAGCTTGGTAAACGAGCTGCAAAACATTAACGAACCAATAAGAAAAGATATAGCTTTAGCCATTAACCAAGCTTTGCGTTACACTTACAAAGAAACAAGCAGCGAACGCAATGAGTTAATAAACTACAAACAAAATTTCTTAAAGGCCAACGAAGAAAGATACAATTCATACCTGCACAGTGAATCGGCAAACAGTGCTTTAAAAACACAGGAAGTAGCTGCTGTTTACAACGAAGATTCAAAAATGGTTGATGGCAGAGAGATAATGGTAGCCTGCTTTGATAACGCATTGGCTAACGACCCGAGAGTTTTAGCATTTGGCGAAGATGTTGGAAAAATTGGAGACGTAAACCAAGGCTTTGCAGGCTTACAGGAAAAATATGGCGAAAGCAGGGTAAGCGATACGGGTATTAGAGAATTAACTATTATGGGGCAAGGTATAGGAACCGCTATGCGTGGTTTAAGACCTATTGCCGAAATTCAATACCTGGATTATTTACTATATGCATTACAACCTTTAAGCGATGATTTAGCTACCTTACAATACCGTACCAAAGGCGGGCAAAAAGCCCCGTTAATAGTGCGCACACGTGGGCATAGGTTAGAAGGAATCTGGCACTCAGGTTCACCAATCGGTATGATTATAAACTCGCTGCGAGGCATGCATATTTGTGTACCCCGTAACATGACACAAGCTGCCGGTATGTACAATACCCTTTTAGCCAGTGACGAACCTGCTTTGGTAATAGAGTGCTTAAACGGTTATCGTTTAAAAGAAAAAATGCCCGAAAATGTGGGAGCGTTTAAAGTGGCATTGGGTAAACCCGAAGTGCTGGCAGAAGGAACCGATATAACCATTGTAACTTATGGTAGCTGTACCCGCATAGCAGAAGATGCTATTAAACAATTAGCAGAAATAGGCATTAGTGTAGAGCTAATTGATGTACAAACATTATTACCTTTTGACATAAACCACAGCATTGTTAACTCCATTAAAAAAACCAATAAAGTAGTATTTTTAGATGAGGATGTACCGGGTGGAGCAAGTGCTTATATGATGCAACAAGTACTGGAGAAACAAAATGCTTATCAATATTTAGACTATAAACCAATTACCATTTCAGCCAAAGCACACCGCCCTCCTTACGGAACAGATGGCGACTACTGGAGCAAACCAAATGCAGAAGACATATTTGAAATTATTTGCGAAGTAATGGCCGATTACGAACCGGGTTATTTTCCTAAATTTATATAA
- the purB gene encoding adenylosuccinate lyase gives MLQVLTAISPIDGRYHKQTNNLSAYFSEFALIKYRVLIEIEYFVFLHKQNLPQLAKYNISEDKLRAIYKDFTLADAEQIKDIEKTTNHDVKAVEYFIKKKFEALELADASEFVHFGLTSQDINNTAIPLSIKDAMQQVMLPALQEVVDKILAQANEWTNVPMLARTHGQPASPTRLGKELMVFVSRLNEQIKQLHAIPYSAKFGGATGNFNAHHVAYPHTDWLAFGNAFCANLGLSRSNPTTQIEHYDNLAALFDCLKRINTILIDFSRDVWQYIAMDYFKQQLKQGEIGSSAMPHKVNPIDFENAEGNLGMANAIFEHLSAKLPISRLQRDLTDSTVLRNVGVPLAHSLIAFKSLTRGLDKLLLNSAKIEDDLNNNWAVVAEAIQTVLRREAYPQPYEALKALTRTNEKIDSKSIHTFISMLDVSEEVRKELLNITPFNYTGI, from the coding sequence ATGCTTCAAGTATTAACTGCAATTTCACCCATTGACGGACGTTACCATAAACAAACAAACAACCTTTCAGCTTATTTTTCAGAGTTTGCATTAATAAAATACCGTGTATTAATTGAAATAGAATACTTTGTTTTTTTACACAAACAAAACCTGCCCCAACTGGCTAAGTATAATATTAGCGAAGATAAATTAAGGGCTATATACAAAGACTTTACCCTTGCCGATGCTGAGCAAATAAAGGATATAGAAAAAACAACCAACCACGATGTAAAAGCGGTTGAGTACTTTATAAAGAAAAAATTTGAAGCGCTTGAATTGGCTGATGCCAGCGAGTTTGTACACTTTGGTTTAACCAGTCAGGATATTAATAATACAGCCATTCCTTTAAGCATTAAAGATGCTATGCAACAAGTTATGTTGCCTGCTTTGCAGGAAGTAGTTGATAAAATATTGGCGCAAGCCAACGAGTGGACCAATGTTCCAATGTTAGCCAGAACACACGGACAGCCCGCTTCGCCTACCCGTTTAGGAAAAGAGTTGATGGTATTTGTAAGCCGTTTAAACGAGCAAATAAAACAGCTACATGCTATTCCGTATTCAGCTAAGTTTGGTGGTGCTACCGGTAACTTTAATGCACACCACGTAGCTTACCCTCATACTGATTGGTTAGCGTTTGGTAATGCGTTTTGCGCCAACTTAGGTTTATCGCGCTCCAACCCAACTACCCAAATAGAGCATTACGATAACTTAGCCGCTTTGTTTGATTGCTTAAAACGTATTAATACCATACTCATTGATTTTAGCAGAGATGTTTGGCAATACATAGCCATGGATTACTTTAAACAACAGCTAAAGCAAGGTGAGATAGGCAGTAGTGCCATGCCGCATAAAGTAAACCCTATTGATTTTGAAAATGCAGAAGGTAACCTTGGTATGGCCAATGCTATTTTTGAACACCTCTCAGCTAAATTACCCATTAGCCGCTTGCAACGCGATTTAACGGATAGTACCGTTTTAAGAAACGTAGGCGTTCCGTTAGCACATAGTTTAATTGCCTTTAAATCGTTAACACGTGGTTTAGATAAGTTGTTACTGAACAGCGCTAAAATAGAAGACGACCTAAACAATAACTGGGCGGTAGTAGCCGAGGCTATCCAAACTGTATTGCGCAGAGAAGCGTACCCGCAACCATACGAAGCTTTAAAAGCACTAACACGTACCAACGAAAAAATTGACTCAAAAAGCATACACACGTTTATTAGTATGTTAGATGTGAGTGAAGAGGTGAGAAAAGAATTACTTAATATTACACCGTTCAATTACACCGGAATTTAA
- a CDS encoding carboxypeptidase-like regulatory domain-containing protein, with protein MKRINLIVFYVLLLVSFKGIQAQTDTHKDDLVQLSGFIVTADSVSVIPYVTVRISGTNRGVFSDMSGFFSLVCKKSDHIVFTALGQKPTIYTLPDNIENNKLITVIKMDEDTFYLPEVVVRPYSTPQELDYYFAKAKIPGSSLSQAYANLNRVPYSILEKGILPDGMETGRWYQQSQAERLYYNGQTQPIPIADLGNWYRFINSLGKKKKK; from the coding sequence ATGAAAAGGATAAATTTAATAGTATTTTATGTGTTGTTGTTAGTATCCTTTAAAGGCATACAGGCACAAACCGACACGCATAAGGACGATTTGGTGCAGTTGAGCGGTTTTATTGTTACTGCCGATAGTGTTAGTGTTATACCCTACGTTACCGTACGTATTTCAGGCACCAACCGTGGAGTGTTTTCCGATATGAGTGGCTTTTTTAGTTTGGTTTGCAAAAAATCAGACCATATAGTTTTTACCGCATTGGGCCAAAAACCAACCATTTATACCCTGCCCGATAATATTGAAAACAATAAACTAATAACCGTTATAAAAATGGACGAGGATACCTTTTACTTACCCGAAGTAGTAGTAAGGCCCTATTCAACCCCGCAGGAATTAGACTATTATTTTGCCAAAGCAAAAATACCGGGTAGCTCCCTTTCACAAGCCTATGCCAACTTAAACAGAGTACCTTACAGTATTTTAGAAAAAGGCATTTTGCCCGATGGGATGGAAACAGGCAGGTGGTACCAACAGTCGCAAGCCGAAAGGTTATACTATAACGGACAAACACAACCTATTCCAATAGCCGATTTAGGTAACTGGTACCGCTTTATAAATTCCCTTGGCAAAAAGAAAAAGAAATAA
- the chrA gene encoding chromate efflux transporter: MNTIKFKHFRRIVFLLDVLKLALTAFGGPQIHLVQFQKLLINKKKYITDSELKELNSFCSMLPGPTSTQTITAIGFKIGGPNLAFLTLTVWVLPASLFMTAFAIIIHYYAIDNPKLDFLKYIQPMAVGFIIYAAYQIINMFVSKPYHWLLAILAATAGIVVHSPYMFPIILFVGGIISSQVNKSKIGKVAPIKNINWSNFFLFIGVLLLAAFLGAFTEIKCILLFENTYRYSSIVFGGGHVLIPMLYNQFVQIKQYLTANEFLAGVGLVQAMPGPVFSIATYSCAMALQEWGIYGQLLGAAIGTVGIFLPGTFLIFFTYPIWDQLKNYSPVKNAIEGINAASAGLVFASAYLLFQPVELNQANMIVLLLTLFLLLSTKVPSTVLVVLAILAGIFY; this comes from the coding sequence ATGAACACAATTAAATTTAAACACTTTAGGCGTATTGTTTTTTTGCTTGATGTATTAAAGCTGGCATTAACCGCATTTGGGGGGCCCCAAATACATTTGGTGCAGTTTCAAAAACTACTCATCAACAAAAAGAAATACATTACCGATAGTGAGTTAAAAGAGTTGAATTCATTTTGCAGTATGTTACCCGGGCCAACCTCCACCCAAACCATAACCGCCATAGGGTTTAAAATAGGAGGGCCTAACCTGGCTTTTTTAACACTTACCGTTTGGGTATTGCCCGCCAGCCTGTTTATGACCGCCTTTGCCATTATTATACATTACTATGCCATTGATAACCCCAAGCTTGATTTTTTAAAATATATACAGCCAATGGCCGTTGGTTTTATTATTTATGCAGCCTACCAAATTATAAATATGTTTGTGAGCAAGCCTTACCACTGGCTTTTGGCTATATTAGCTGCTACCGCAGGTATTGTTGTACACTCACCCTATATGTTTCCTATTATTTTATTTGTGGGTGGCATTATATCAAGCCAGGTAAATAAAAGTAAAATAGGCAAAGTAGCACCCATTAAAAATATAAACTGGAGTAACTTTTTCCTGTTTATTGGCGTACTGTTACTGGCTGCCTTTTTAGGTGCGTTTACCGAAATAAAATGTATTTTATTGTTTGAAAATACATACCGGTACAGCAGCATTGTTTTTGGAGGCGGCCATGTATTAATACCCATGTTGTACAATCAGTTTGTACAAATAAAACAATATTTAACAGCCAACGAGTTTTTGGCCGGAGTCGGTTTGGTACAGGCTATGCCCGGCCCTGTGTTTAGTATAGCCACTTACAGTTGTGCTATGGCTTTGCAGGAGTGGGGCATATACGGGCAACTACTGGGTGCAGCCATAGGAACAGTAGGTATATTTTTACCCGGTACCTTTTTAATATTTTTTACCTACCCCATTTGGGATCAGTTAAAAAACTATAGCCCCGTAAAAAACGCTATAGAAGGAATAAATGCAGCCAGTGCCGGGTTGGTATTTGCATCGGCTTATTTGTTGTTTCAGCCGGTAGAATTAAATCAGGCAAATATGATTGTACTTTTACTAACTTTATTTTTACTTTTGAGCACTAAAGTACCCAGCACCGTTTTAGTGGTGCTAGCCATATTAGCCGGTATTTTTTATTAA
- a CDS encoding DUF5606 domain-containing protein: MELKDIVAVSGQSGLHKIIGRTKNGLILETIGSGKKFATGYQDRVSILEDISMYTQEGDMRLSEVLVKAQTAGKVPTAKDDAKVQRDFLIKTIGLDSERVYDSDIKKFFNWYNALKDVLDFAKLGEEPKTEEAATTETGTDEAATPAAEEKPKKAAAKKTAAKKVAAPKTTAAKTNSKGAGAAKTTYRPKSV, from the coding sequence ATGGAATTAAAAGATATAGTAGCTGTATCCGGCCAAAGTGGTTTGCACAAAATTATTGGCAGAACTAAAAATGGGTTGATTTTAGAAACAATAGGAAGCGGAAAAAAATTTGCAACAGGTTATCAGGATAGAGTTAGTATTTTAGAAGATATAAGCATGTACACCCAAGAAGGTGATATGCGTTTATCAGAAGTATTGGTAAAAGCACAAACTGCCGGTAAAGTACCAACGGCAAAAGACGATGCTAAAGTACAACGCGATTTTTTAATTAAAACAATAGGTTTAGACAGCGAAAGAGTTTACGATAGCGATATTAAAAAGTTTTTTAACTGGTACAATGCTTTAAAAGATGTGTTGGATTTTGCCAAATTAGGCGAAGAACCCAAAACAGAAGAAGCAGCTACTACCGAAACAGGCACTGACGAAGCAGCAACTCCGGCAGCAGAAGAAAAACCTAAAAAAGCAGCAGCTAAAAAAACTGCCGCTAAAAAAGTAGCAGCCCCTAAAACCACAGCGGCTAAAACAAACTCAAAAGGAGCAGGCGCAGCAAAAACCACTTACAGACCAAAATCGGTTTAG
- a CDS encoding helix-turn-helix transcriptional regulator — MTTKEDRIKQVRKHFNLSKKQFAEIIGMSEITIVKIESGENKVGAVTQRNFLKAFPHVNKDWFILGLGSMLTEEYTTANEDGVAYPDTRNMNDSDDVIIRGGKVYMDITSAFKSYFDDIDFINHMFSNKQNSWRPTVEKLSKIRK; from the coding sequence ATGACAACCAAAGAAGACAGAATAAAACAAGTCAGAAAACACTTTAATTTATCAAAGAAGCAATTCGCTGAAATAATTGGTATGAGCGAAATTACTATTGTGAAAATTGAAAGTGGCGAGAACAAAGTAGGCGCAGTAACACAAAGAAATTTCCTGAAAGCATTTCCGCATGTAAACAAAGATTGGTTTATACTAGGCTTAGGCAGCATGCTTACCGAAGAGTACACCACCGCCAATGAAGATGGTGTTGCATACCCTGATACCAGAAATATGAACGACAGCGATGATGTAATAATAAGAGGTGGCAAAGTGTATATGGATATTACGAGTGCCTTCAAATCATATTTTGATGATATTGATTTTATTAACCATATGTTTTCAAACAAACAAAATAGTTGGAGACCAACCGTAGAAAAGTTAAGTAAAATAAGAAAGTAA